One stretch of Paroedura picta isolate Pp20150507F chromosome 13, Ppicta_v3.0, whole genome shotgun sequence DNA includes these proteins:
- the GNAZ gene encoding guanine nucleotide-binding protein G(z) subunit alpha, protein MGCRQSSEEKEAARRSRRIDRHLRSESQRQRREIKLLLLGTSNSGKSTIVKQMKIIHSGGFNLEACKEYKPLIIYNAIDSLTRIIRALATLKIEFHNPDRAYDAVQLFALTGPAESKGEITPELLGVMKRLWADPGVQECFCRSNEYHLEDNAAYYLNDLERIAALDYIPTVEDILRSRDMTTGIVENKFTFKELTFKMVDVGGQRSERKKWIHCFEGVTAIIFCVELSGYDLKLYEDNQTSRMAESLRLFDSICNNNWFINTSLILFLNKKDLLAEKIRRIPLTVCFPEYKGQNTYEEAAVYIQRQFEDLNRNKETKEIYSHFTCATDTSNIQFVFDAVTDVIIQNNLKYIGLC, encoded by the exons ATGGGATGTAGGCAAAGCTCTGAGGAGAAAGAGGCAGCGCGGCGGTCCCGAAGGATTGACCGCCACCTGCGCTCTGAGAGCCAGCGGCAACGACGCGAGATCAAACTCTTACTTCTTGGCACAAGTAATTCTGGGAAGAGCACCATTGTCAAGCAGATGAAAATTATCCACAGTGGTGGCTTTAATTTAGAGGCCTGCAAGGAGTACAAGCCCCTGATTATCTATAACGCCATTGACTCCCTCACACGCATCATTCGGGCTCTGGCCACCCTTAAGATTGAGTTTCACAATCCCGACAGAGCCTATGATGCAGTGCAGCTTTTTGCCTTGACAGGCCCGGCTGAAAGTAAAGGTGAGATCACACCGGAGCTGCTTGGTGTCATGAAAAGGCTCTGGGCTGACCCGGGTGTGCAAGAGTGCTTTTGTCGTTCCAATGAATACCACCTAGAGGACAATGCTGCCTATTACTTGAATGACCTGGAAAGGATTGCTGCATTGGACTATATTCCTACAGTTGAAGATATTCTGCGCTCTCGGGACATGACTACGGGGATTGTGGAAAATAAGTTTACCTTCAAAGAGCTGACTTTCAAAATGGTGGATGTGGGTGGGCAGAGGTCTGAGCGCAAAAAATGGATCCATTGTTTTGAGGGGGTTACAGCAATAATTTTCTGCGTGGAGCTGAGTGGATATGACTTGAAGCTGTATGAAGATAACCAAACA AGCCGAATGGCAGAGAGTCTTCGCCTTTTTGACTCCATTTGCAACAACAACTGGTTTATCAACACCTCCCTCATCCTCTTCCTGAATAAGAAGGATCTACTGGCAGAAAAAATTCGCCGCATTCCGCTAACAGTTTGTTTTCCTGAGTACAAAGGCCAAAACACTTATGAGGAGGCAGCTGTCTATATCCAACGGCAGTTTGAGGACTTGAATCGTAACAAGGAAACCAAGGAGATCTATTCACATTTCACTTGTGCTACAGATACCAGTAATATTCAGTTTGTTTTTGATGCGGTGACAGATGTCATCATCCAGAACAATCTCAAGTACATTGGCCTTTGCTAA